A window of the Macaca nemestrina isolate mMacNem1 chromosome X, mMacNem.hap1, whole genome shotgun sequence genome harbors these coding sequences:
- the LOC105476701 gene encoding ribosomal biogenesis protein LAS1L isoform X7: MSWESGAGPGLGSQGMDLVWSAWYGKCFKGKGSLPLLAHGIVVAWLSRAEWDQVTVYLFCDDHKLQRYALNRITVWRSRSGNELPLAVASTADLIRCKLLDVTGGLGTDELRLLYGMALVRFVNLISERKTKFAKVPLKCLAQEVNIPDWIVDLRHELTHKKMPHINDCRRGCYFVLDWLQKTYWCRQLENSLRETWELEEFREGIEEEDQEEDKNIVVDDITEQKPEPQDNGKSAESDVKADGDSKGSEEVDSHCKKALSHKELYERARELLVSYEEEQFTVLEKFRYLPKAIKAWNNPSPRVECVLAELKGVTCENREAVLDAFLDDGFLVPTFEQLAALQIEYEDGQTEVQRGEGTDPKSHKNVDLNDVLVPKPFSQFWQPLLRGLHSQNFTQALLERMLSELPALGISGIRPTYILRWTVELIVANTKTGRNARRFSAGQWEARRGWRLFNCSASLDWPRMVESCLGSPCWASPQLLRISSTPVTFILHYTQQPISIIRSCSTSES; encoded by the exons ATGTCGTGGGAATCCGGGGCCGGGCCAGGTCTGGGTTCCCAGGGGATGGATCTCGTGTGGAGTGCGTGGTACGGAAAGTGCTTCAAAGGGAAAGGGTCGTTGCCACTCTTGGCCCACGGCATCGTGGTCGCCTGGCTCAGCAGGGCCGAGTGGGACCAGGTGACCGTTTATCTGTTCTGTGACGACCATAAGTTGCAGCGGTACGCGCTTAACCGCATCACGGTGTGGAGGAGCAG GTCAGGCAACGAACTCCCTCTGGCAGTGGCTTCTACTGCTGACCTGATACGCTGTAAGCTCTTGGATGTAACTGGTGGCTTGGGCACTGATGAACTTAGACTGCTCTATGGCATGGCATTGGTCAG GTTTGTGAATCTTATCTCGGAGAGGAAGACAAAGTTTGCCAAGGTCCCCCTCAAGTGTCTGGCTCAAGAG GTAAACATTCCGGATTGGATTGTTGACCTTCGCCATGAGTTGACCCACAAGAAAATGCCCCATATAAATGACTGCCGCAGAG GCTGCTACTTTGTCCTAGATTGGCTCCAGAAGACCTATTGGTGCCGCCAACTGGAGAACAGCCTGAGAGAGACCTGGGAGTTGGAGGAGTTCAGGGAAGGGATAGAGGAAGAGGATCAAGAGGAAGATAAGAACATTGTTGTTGATGACATCACAGAACAGAAACCAGAACCTCAGGATAATGGGAAAAGTGCGGAGTCAGATGTAAAGGCCGATGGAGACAGCAAAGGCAGCGAAGAGGTGGATTCTCATTGCAAAAAGGCCCTGAGTCATAAAGAGCTATATG AAAGAGCCCGAGAACTGCTGGTATCATATGAAGAGGAGCAGTTTACG GTGCTGGAGAAATTTAGGTATTTACCTAAGGCCATTAAGGCGTGGAATAACCCGTCCCCACGTGTAGAATGTGTCCTGGCAGAGCTCAAGGGCGTTACATGCGAGAACAG GGAGGCTGTGCTGGATGCTTTTCTGGATGATGGCTTCCTTGTCCCCACATTTGAACAGTTGGCAGCTTTGCAGATAGAGTATGAAG ATGGTCagactgaggtccagagaggggaaggtactgacccaaagtcacaca AAAACGTGGACTTGAATGACGTCCTGGTGCCAAAGCCGTTCTCTCAGTTCTGGCAGCCCCTGCTCAGGGGCCTGCACTCCCAGAACTTCACGCAGGCCCTATTGGAGAGGATGCTCTCTGAACTGCCAGCCTTGGGGATCAGCGGGATCCGGCCTACCTACATCCTCAGATGGACCGTTGAACTGATCGTGGCCAACACCAAGACTG gaCGGAATGCTCGCCGATTTTCTGCAGGCCAGTGGGAAGCAAGAAGGGGCTGGAGGCTGTTCAACTGCTCCGCCTCCCTTGACTGGCCCCGGATGGTTGAGTCCTGCTTGGGCTCACCTTGCTGGGCCAGCCCCCAACTCCTTCGGAT CTCCTCAACTCCAGTGACTTTCATTCTCCACTACACTCAGCAACCCATTTCCATCATTCGGAGCTGTTCCACCTCTGAAAGCTGA
- the LOC105476701 gene encoding ribosomal biogenesis protein LAS1L isoform X8 produces the protein MSWESGAGPGLGSQGMDLVWSAWYGKCFKGKGSLPLLAHGIVVAWLSRAEWDQVTVYLFCDDHKLQRYALNRITVWRSRSGNELPLAVASTADLIRCKLLDVTGGLGTDELRLLYGMALVRFVNLISERKTKFAKVPLKCLAQEVNIPDWIVDLRHELTHKKMPHINDCRRGCYFVLDWLQKTYWCRQLENSLRETWELEEFREGIEEEDQEEDKNIVVDDITEQKPEPQDNGKSAESDVKADGDSKGSEEVDSHCKKALSHKELYERARELLVSYEEEQFTVLEKFRYLPKAIKAWNNPSPRVECVLAELKGVTCENREAVLDAFLDDGFLVPTFEQLAALQIEYEDGQTEVQRGEGTDPKSHKNVDLNDVLVPKPFSQFWQPLLRGLHSQNFTQALLERMLSELPALGISGIRPTYILRWTVELIVANTKTGRNARRFSAGQWEARRGWRLFNCSASLDWPRMVESCLGSPCWASPQLLRIFLEHMEASGRAPST, from the exons ATGTCGTGGGAATCCGGGGCCGGGCCAGGTCTGGGTTCCCAGGGGATGGATCTCGTGTGGAGTGCGTGGTACGGAAAGTGCTTCAAAGGGAAAGGGTCGTTGCCACTCTTGGCCCACGGCATCGTGGTCGCCTGGCTCAGCAGGGCCGAGTGGGACCAGGTGACCGTTTATCTGTTCTGTGACGACCATAAGTTGCAGCGGTACGCGCTTAACCGCATCACGGTGTGGAGGAGCAG GTCAGGCAACGAACTCCCTCTGGCAGTGGCTTCTACTGCTGACCTGATACGCTGTAAGCTCTTGGATGTAACTGGTGGCTTGGGCACTGATGAACTTAGACTGCTCTATGGCATGGCATTGGTCAG GTTTGTGAATCTTATCTCGGAGAGGAAGACAAAGTTTGCCAAGGTCCCCCTCAAGTGTCTGGCTCAAGAG GTAAACATTCCGGATTGGATTGTTGACCTTCGCCATGAGTTGACCCACAAGAAAATGCCCCATATAAATGACTGCCGCAGAG GCTGCTACTTTGTCCTAGATTGGCTCCAGAAGACCTATTGGTGCCGCCAACTGGAGAACAGCCTGAGAGAGACCTGGGAGTTGGAGGAGTTCAGGGAAGGGATAGAGGAAGAGGATCAAGAGGAAGATAAGAACATTGTTGTTGATGACATCACAGAACAGAAACCAGAACCTCAGGATAATGGGAAAAGTGCGGAGTCAGATGTAAAGGCCGATGGAGACAGCAAAGGCAGCGAAGAGGTGGATTCTCATTGCAAAAAGGCCCTGAGTCATAAAGAGCTATATG AAAGAGCCCGAGAACTGCTGGTATCATATGAAGAGGAGCAGTTTACG GTGCTGGAGAAATTTAGGTATTTACCTAAGGCCATTAAGGCGTGGAATAACCCGTCCCCACGTGTAGAATGTGTCCTGGCAGAGCTCAAGGGCGTTACATGCGAGAACAG GGAGGCTGTGCTGGATGCTTTTCTGGATGATGGCTTCCTTGTCCCCACATTTGAACAGTTGGCAGCTTTGCAGATAGAGTATGAAG ATGGTCagactgaggtccagagaggggaaggtactgacccaaagtcacaca AAAACGTGGACTTGAATGACGTCCTGGTGCCAAAGCCGTTCTCTCAGTTCTGGCAGCCCCTGCTCAGGGGCCTGCACTCCCAGAACTTCACGCAGGCCCTATTGGAGAGGATGCTCTCTGAACTGCCAGCCTTGGGGATCAGCGGGATCCGGCCTACCTACATCCTCAGATGGACCGTTGAACTGATCGTGGCCAACACCAAGACTG gaCGGAATGCTCGCCGATTTTCTGCAGGCCAGTGGGAAGCAAGAAGGGGCTGGAGGCTGTTCAACTGCTCCGCCTCCCTTGACTGGCCCCGGATGGTTGAGTCCTGCTTGGGCTCACCTTGCTGGGCCAGCCCCCAACTCCTTCGGAT CTTCCTCGAGCACATGGAGGCATCCGGCAGGGCCCCCTCGACCTGA
- the LOC105476701 gene encoding ribosomal biogenesis protein LAS1L isoform X9, which translates to MSWESGAGPGLGSQGMDLVWSAWYGKCFKGKGSLPLLAHGIVVAWLSRAEWDQVTVYLFCDDHKLQRYALNRITVWRSRSGNELPLAVASTADLIRCKLLDVTGGLGTDELRLLYGMALVRFVNLISERKTKFAKVPLKCLAQEVNIPDWIVDLRHELTHKKMPHINDCRRGCYFVLDWLQKTYWCRQLENSLRETWELEEFREGIEEEDQEEDKNIVVDDITEQKPEPQDNGKSAESDVKADGDSKGSEEVDSHCKKALSHKELYERARELLVSYEEEQFTVLEKFRYLPKAIKAWNNPSPRVECVLAELKGVTCENREAVLDAFLDDGFLVPTFEQLAALQIEYEDGQTEVQRGEGTDPKSHKNVDLNDVLVPKPFSQFWQPLLRGLHSQNFTQALLERMLSELPALGISGIRPTYILRWTVELIVANTKTGRNARRFSAGQWEARRGWRLFNCSASLDWPRMVESCLGSPCWASPQLLRIPGS; encoded by the exons ATGTCGTGGGAATCCGGGGCCGGGCCAGGTCTGGGTTCCCAGGGGATGGATCTCGTGTGGAGTGCGTGGTACGGAAAGTGCTTCAAAGGGAAAGGGTCGTTGCCACTCTTGGCCCACGGCATCGTGGTCGCCTGGCTCAGCAGGGCCGAGTGGGACCAGGTGACCGTTTATCTGTTCTGTGACGACCATAAGTTGCAGCGGTACGCGCTTAACCGCATCACGGTGTGGAGGAGCAG GTCAGGCAACGAACTCCCTCTGGCAGTGGCTTCTACTGCTGACCTGATACGCTGTAAGCTCTTGGATGTAACTGGTGGCTTGGGCACTGATGAACTTAGACTGCTCTATGGCATGGCATTGGTCAG GTTTGTGAATCTTATCTCGGAGAGGAAGACAAAGTTTGCCAAGGTCCCCCTCAAGTGTCTGGCTCAAGAG GTAAACATTCCGGATTGGATTGTTGACCTTCGCCATGAGTTGACCCACAAGAAAATGCCCCATATAAATGACTGCCGCAGAG GCTGCTACTTTGTCCTAGATTGGCTCCAGAAGACCTATTGGTGCCGCCAACTGGAGAACAGCCTGAGAGAGACCTGGGAGTTGGAGGAGTTCAGGGAAGGGATAGAGGAAGAGGATCAAGAGGAAGATAAGAACATTGTTGTTGATGACATCACAGAACAGAAACCAGAACCTCAGGATAATGGGAAAAGTGCGGAGTCAGATGTAAAGGCCGATGGAGACAGCAAAGGCAGCGAAGAGGTGGATTCTCATTGCAAAAAGGCCCTGAGTCATAAAGAGCTATATG AAAGAGCCCGAGAACTGCTGGTATCATATGAAGAGGAGCAGTTTACG GTGCTGGAGAAATTTAGGTATTTACCTAAGGCCATTAAGGCGTGGAATAACCCGTCCCCACGTGTAGAATGTGTCCTGGCAGAGCTCAAGGGCGTTACATGCGAGAACAG GGAGGCTGTGCTGGATGCTTTTCTGGATGATGGCTTCCTTGTCCCCACATTTGAACAGTTGGCAGCTTTGCAGATAGAGTATGAAG ATGGTCagactgaggtccagagaggggaaggtactgacccaaagtcacaca AAAACGTGGACTTGAATGACGTCCTGGTGCCAAAGCCGTTCTCTCAGTTCTGGCAGCCCCTGCTCAGGGGCCTGCACTCCCAGAACTTCACGCAGGCCCTATTGGAGAGGATGCTCTCTGAACTGCCAGCCTTGGGGATCAGCGGGATCCGGCCTACCTACATCCTCAGATGGACCGTTGAACTGATCGTGGCCAACACCAAGACTG gaCGGAATGCTCGCCGATTTTCTGCAGGCCAGTGGGAAGCAAGAAGGGGCTGGAGGCTGTTCAACTGCTCCGCCTCCCTTGACTGGCCCCGGATGGTTGAGTCCTGCTTGGGCTCACCTTGCTGGGCCAGCCCCCAACTCCTTCGGAT CCCGGGTAGCTGA